The following proteins are encoded in a genomic region of Montipora foliosa isolate CH-2021 chromosome 8, ASM3666993v2, whole genome shotgun sequence:
- the LOC138013278 gene encoding endothelin-converting enzyme 1-like, with product MGVLPQDYRDAYSDYVVTVQGNQTGQRSIACIQQMQGLFGMPLELLFVDAAFDEGSKAAVTKMTRLMKHEFIKNLDSLEWMSDKTKAKAKEKGLAIQENIGYPDYIKNSKELASHFTALKVGDILFDNFVSALTFSADISHGSLRKPVDKDQWFMSPSQVNAYYAPAQNRIVFPAAILQPPFYNPRDPEYLNYGGIGMVIGHEITHGFDSAGRLYDKDGNMNNWWSSKSASGFTTRSSCLAKQYSKYEVYGQKINGNQTLNENIADNGGIELAFNAYKTLVEREGTEGALPGLGLTEEQLFFVGFSRPLCSLYKKKAALRQLATDSHTFPQYRIIGTLQNYDKFAEAFKCKSGSPMNPKKKCSLW from the exons ATGGGGGTGCTGCCTCAGGATTATCGAGATGCCTACAGTGATTACGTTGTTACAGTACAGGGGAACCAAACTGGTCAACGCTCGATTGCTTGCATTCAACAAATGCAAGGTTTATTCGGAATGCCCCTGGAACTGTTGTTTGTGGACGCAGCATTTGACGAAGGAAGTAAAGCTGCG GTAACAAAAATGACTCGGTTGATGAAACACGAGTTTATCAAGAACCTTGATTCACTGGAATGGATGTCAGATAAAACCAAAGCGAAGGCAAAAGAAAAG GGGCTTGCCATCCAAGAAAACATCGGATATCCAGATTATATCAAGAACTCGAAAGAATTAGCTTCTCATTTCACAGCC cTTAAGGTTGGTGATATACTCTTCGACAATTTCGTGAGTGCTTTGACGTTTTCCGCGGATATCTCGCACGGATCACTGAGGAAACCAGTCGACAAAGATCA GTGGTTTATGAGTCCATCCCAGGTGAACGCTTACTATGCACCCGCACAAAACCGCATTG tctTTCCAGCCGCTATTTTACAACCTCCATTCTACAATCCAAGAGACCCCGA GTATTTAAACTACGGCGGAATCGGTATGGTGATTGGTCATGAAATAACTCACGGATTTGACAGTGCTG GCAGACTTTATGACAAGGACGGTAACATGAACAATTGGTGGTCCTCAAAGTCTGCAAGTGGATTCACAACAAGATCAAGTTGCCTCGCAAAGCAATATTCCAAATACGAGGTTTATGGCCAGAAG ataaaTGGCAACCAAACACTGAATGAAAACATCGCGGATAATGGAGGCATCGAACTTGCATTCAAC GCGTACAAGACACTGGTTGAACGAGAGGGCACTGAAGGAGCGCTTCCTGGCCTTGGGCTGACGGAGGAACAGCTTTTCTTCGTAGGATTTTCTAGA CCTTTGTGTAGCTTGTACAAGAAGAAAGCAGCCCTTCGTCAATTGGCGACCGACTCTCACACCTTCCCTCAGTACAG GATAATCGGTACGCTTCAAAACTACGATAAATTCGCAGAAGCAttcaaatgcaaatcagggTCACCTATGAATCCGAAGAAGAAGTGCTCTCTATGGTAA